Proteins encoded together in one Bos indicus isolate NIAB-ARS_2022 breed Sahiwal x Tharparkar chromosome 3, NIAB-ARS_B.indTharparkar_mat_pri_1.0, whole genome shotgun sequence window:
- the KPLCE gene encoding protein KPLCE → MCDQQKQPEFPPSCVKGSGLGVVQSTKCTSVKCPPPCPTQTFVKCSPPCPTQTFVKCPGPCLTQTYVKCPPPCPTQNYAKCPVPFQTKTFVNCVTPCQTLVKCPAPSQTTYVKYPAPCQTFVKCPAPCQTTYVKAPAPCQTQTYYVQTPAPSQTYYTQAPVRGSVTSCCVPDPCSAPCSTSYCCLAPRTFGVSPLRRWIQRPQDCNSGSSGCCEDSGCCGSGCCSSGCCGSGCCCLGIIPMRSRGPACCDCDDDCDC, encoded by the coding sequence ATGTGTGACCAGCAGAAACAGCCAGAATTCCCTCCATCTTGCGTGAAAGGTTCAGGATTGGGAGTTGTGCAGAGTACCAAATGTACTTCTGTAAAATGCCCACCTCCATGTCCGACTCAAACCTTCGTGAAATGCTCACCTCCATGTCCAACTCAAACCTTTGTGAAATGCCCAGGTCCATGTCTGACTCAGACCTACGTGAAATGTCCACCTCCGTGTCCAACTCAAAACTATGCTAAATGCCCAGTTCCATTCCAGACGAAGACTTTTGTGAACTGTGTAACTCCTTGCCAGACCCTAGTGAAGTGCCCAGCTCCAAGCCAGACGACCTACGTGAAATACCCAGCTCCTTGCCAGACGTTTGTGAAGTGCCCTGCTCCATGCCAGACGACCTATGTGAAAGCCCCAGCCCCTTGCCAGACCCAGACATACTATGTTCAGACCCCTGCTCCTTCCCAAACTTACTACACTCAGGCTCCTGTAAGAGGCTCAGTCACCTCATGTTGTGTCCCTGATCCATGCTCTGCTCCCTGTTCCACCAGCTACTGCTGTCTGGCTCCCCGGACCTTCGGGGTGAGTCCTCTGAGACGCTGGATCCAACGACCCCAGGACTGCAACTCAGGATCGTCTGGCTGCTGTGAGGATTCCGGATGCTGTGGCTCTGGGTGCTGCAGCTCTGGGTGCTGTGGTTCTGGGTGCTGTTGTCTAGGAATTATTCCCATGAGGTCCCGAGGTCCTGCATGCTGTGATTGCGACGATGACTGCGACTGTTAA